From the genome of Scytonema hofmannii PCC 7110, one region includes:
- a CDS encoding ISL3 family transposase — translation MCKKPFSEELDFVSRKRTYTKRLAQKIIQDVLENDIHSVASKGIVTTEEIERMLKDASTGLSSSKHDGLKRLGIDEIALVKGHGNYCAVLTDLDTSKPITILHGRTQEVIREILIEWGNDVLDKIEEVSIDLWQGYKSLVKELMPHAQVVADRFHVMVQINKELDTQRKREKSQIESVIKKAESPQDKADSEKILQGLTKSKYILLKNEEDLNQVQQEKLIEVKQVSPSLKIMHELKEEIRQIFETISNWEA, via the coding sequence TATACAAAAAGATTAGCTCAAAAAATAATACAAGACGTTTTAGAAAACGATATTCACAGTGTTGCATCCAAAGGAATTGTGACGACAGAAGAAATAGAAAGAATGTTAAAAGATGCATCTACAGGATTATCTTCATCAAAACATGACGGATTAAAAAGACTGGGAATTGACGAAATAGCTTTGGTGAAAGGTCATGGAAATTACTGTGCAGTCTTAACAGATTTGGATACATCTAAACCAATTACAATTTTACATGGGCGCACACAAGAAGTCATAAGAGAAATCTTAATTGAATGGGGGAATGATGTTTTAGATAAAATAGAAGAAGTGAGTATAGATTTATGGCAAGGTTATAAAAGTTTAGTGAAAGAATTAATGCCTCATGCACAAGTAGTGGCTGACAGATTTCATGTAATGGTACAGATAAACAAGGAACTAGATACACAAAGAAAGAGAGAAAAAAGTCAAATAGAATCAGTTATAAAAAAAGCGGAATCTCCTCAAGATAAAGCAGACAGTGAAAAAATTTTACAAGGACTTACAAAAAGTAAATATATTTTACTTAAGAATGAAGAAGATCTAAATCAAGTCCAACAAGAGAAATTAATTGAAGTCAAACAAGTTTCTCCTAGTCTAAAAATCATGCATGAATTAAAAGAGGAAATTCGACAAATTTTTGAAACAATAAGTAATTGGGAAGC
- a CDS encoding four helix bundle protein: protein MAEINDFKDLKIWQKGMDIAEKCYFLTKPFPKDELYGMVQQIRKSAVSIPANIAEGYGRRSTLEYIRFLNIAQGSVNELETHVILSHRVGLSKQEDIEPIISLLREESRMIIALIKKLE from the coding sequence ATGGCAGAGATTAATGATTTTAAAGACTTAAAAATCTGGCAAAAAGGTATGGATATAGCCGAAAAGTGCTATTTTTTGACTAAACCTTTTCCCAAAGACGAGTTATATGGCATGGTACAACAAATTAGGAAATCCGCTGTCTCTATTCCAGCCAATATAGCCGAGGGATATGGAAGAAGATCGACACTTGAATACATTAGATTTCTGAATATTGCTCAAGGCTCGGTTAATGAATTAGAAACACACGTTATTCTATCGCATCGGGTAGGTCTATCTAAACAAGAAGATATAGAACCAATTATTTCTTTGCTACGAGAAGAGAGTCGAATGATTATTGCCCTCATTAAGAAGCTAGAATAA
- the nifD gene encoding nitrogenase molybdenum-iron protein alpha chain translates to MTYTEDKNNAENKVEEHKELIKEVLSAYPEKSRKKREKHLNVHEDGKSDCGVKSNIKSVPGVMTARGCAYAGSKGVVWGPIKDMIHISHGPVGCGYWSWSGRRNYYIGKTGVDSFGTMHFTSDFQERDIVFGGDKKLTKIIEEIEVLFPLNRGISVQSECPIGLIGDDIEAVSKKAAKQINKPVVPVRCEGFRGVSQSLGHHIANDALRDHMFPRFDKAKKENTLSIEPGPYDVALIGDYNIGGDAWASRMILEEMGLRVVAQWSGDGTVNELVNGPASKLVLIHCYRSMNYICRSLEETYGMPWMEFNFFGPNKIAASIREIAARFDEKIQENAEKVIAKYTPVMNAVLDKYRPRLEGKTVMLYVGGLRPRHVVPAFEDLGIKVVGTGYEFAHNDDYKRTTDYIDGATIIYDDVTAFEFEEFVKHMKPDLIASGIKEKYVFQKMGLPFRQMHSWDYSDFAIAPQSQMGQYVLKEE, encoded by the coding sequence ATGACATACACAGAAGACAAAAATAACGCAGAAAATAAGGTAGAAGAACATAAAGAGCTGATTAAAGAAGTTCTTTCTGCTTACCCAGAAAAATCTCGCAAAAAGCGCGAAAAGCACCTGAACGTTCACGAAGACGGTAAGTCTGATTGCGGTGTTAAGTCTAACATCAAATCAGTTCCTGGTGTAATGACTGCTCGTGGATGTGCTTATGCAGGTTCTAAAGGTGTGGTTTGGGGTCCTATTAAGGACATGATCCACATTAGCCACGGTCCAGTTGGTTGCGGTTACTGGTCTTGGTCTGGTCGTCGTAACTACTATATTGGTAAAACTGGTGTCGATTCCTTCGGTACCATGCACTTCACCTCCGACTTCCAAGAGCGTGACATCGTGTTCGGTGGTGACAAAAAGCTTACCAAAATCATTGAGGAAATTGAAGTACTCTTCCCCCTCAATCGTGGTATCTCGGTTCAGTCTGAATGTCCCATCGGTCTGATCGGAGATGACATCGAAGCTGTTTCTAAGAAAGCTGCTAAACAAATTAACAAGCCAGTCGTACCTGTTCGTTGCGAAGGTTTCCGGGGTGTTTCTCAATCTCTCGGACACCACATCGCTAACGATGCTCTCCGCGACCATATGTTCCCCAGATTCGATAAGGCTAAGAAAGAAAATACTCTGTCTATCGAACCCGGTCCTTATGATGTAGCACTTATCGGTGACTACAACATCGGTGGTGATGCTTGGGCTAGCCGCATGATCCTTGAAGAAATGGGTTTGCGCGTTGTTGCTCAGTGGTCTGGTGATGGTACTGTTAACGAGTTGGTTAACGGTCCTGCGTCCAAGTTAGTACTTATCCACTGCTACCGCTCGATGAACTACATCTGCCGTAGTTTGGAAGAAACATACGGTATGCCTTGGATGGAATTTAACTTCTTCGGTCCTAACAAGATTGCTGCATCTATACGCGAAATCGCAGCTCGCTTTGATGAGAAGATCCAAGAAAACGCTGAGAAAGTCATCGCTAAGTATACTCCGGTGATGAATGCCGTGCTCGATAAGTATCGTCCTCGCCTCGAAGGCAAGACAGTGATGCTTTACGTTGGTGGCTTGCGTCCCCGTCACGTTGTTCCCGCGTTTGAAGATCTTGGCATCAAAGTTGTCGGTACTGGCTACGAGTTCGCTCACAACGACGACTACAAGCGTACCACCGACTACATTGATGGCGCGACTATCATTTATGATGACGTAACAGCTTTCGAGTTTGAAGAGTTCGTCAAGCACATGAAGCCCGATTTAATTGCTTCTGGTATTAAAGAGAAGTACGTATTCCAGAAGATGGGTCTGCCTTTCCGTCAAATGCACTCCTGGGATTACTCCGATTTTGCGATCGCACCTCAAAGTCAGATGGGACAATATGTTTTGAAGGAAGAATAA
- the xisF gene encoding fdxN element excision recombinase XisF, translating to MRVGYVRVSTREQDEGNALEQQTARVEKSGAVLIFSDIESGRSDKRKEFNKMLAMCKQGKISEVVITRIDRLARSVITIHRTLVTLEEYKVKLVVLDAPVDPTSPFGWFSVNQMAGLAEFESRLLSDRIRHGLNYFREQKKAAPRPPFGYKRVDEKYAPDMTLHESGKTNWAIASEIVNYFLSGNATLRSTAQYVLETYGISWTAAGLRYWITSPVLRGHTAYNMRGNLSNPEKWEVHQDTHEPLLSNDKFKFIQKKLEDNRHKYSYGNNKNSNQEPLPLVGQIICDDCGYKCYCLKRKWKTYRIRCKKHDNLGNAFCSNNISTYLPDIISAVDATLAARYEEIKKYTVANLSSKEEENPETIARQEQLKALKLLPQNPIIQNAIEQTLLEIQVLKQKEVTAKQVSIELVKTLTTCFENIGYWNELSWVDKQPIYKELVDCVKIFNGKILEIKLLV from the coding sequence ATGCGAGTAGGTTACGTCCGAGTTAGTACGAGAGAACAGGATGAGGGAAATGCTCTGGAACAACAGACAGCCCGTGTTGAGAAGTCAGGTGCTGTTTTAATATTTTCAGATATTGAGAGTGGACGGTCAGACAAGCGTAAGGAATTTAACAAAATGCTTGCTATGTGCAAGCAAGGAAAAATAAGTGAGGTTGTTATCACTCGTATTGACAGATTGGCAAGAAGCGTAATTACCATTCATCGAACGCTTGTAACCCTTGAAGAGTATAAAGTTAAATTGGTTGTCTTGGATGCTCCAGTTGACCCAACATCGCCTTTTGGGTGGTTCAGTGTTAATCAAATGGCAGGTTTGGCAGAATTTGAATCGAGGTTACTTTCGGATCGAATTAGGCACGGGTTGAACTATTTCCGCGAACAAAAGAAAGCAGCCCCGCGTCCCCCTTTTGGGTATAAGCGGGTTGACGAAAAATATGCACCAGACATGACGCTGCATGAGTCTGGTAAAACTAACTGGGCGATCGCATCTGAGATCGTTAACTATTTTTTATCTGGCAACGCCACATTAAGAAGTACCGCACAATATGTACTAGAAACTTACGGAATTTCATGGACAGCAGCGGGGTTGAGGTATTGGATAACTAGTCCAGTGTTACGAGGACATACTGCTTACAATATGCGAGGCAATCTCAGCAACCCTGAAAAGTGGGAGGTACATCAAGATACTCATGAGCCGCTACTTTCTAACGATAAATTTAAATTTATACAGAAAAAATTGGAAGACAATCGACACAAGTATAGTTATGGCAACAATAAAAATAGTAATCAAGAGCCACTACCCTTGGTAGGGCAAATTATTTGTGATGACTGCGGATATAAATGTTATTGCTTGAAGCGTAAATGGAAAACTTACAGAATTCGGTGTAAAAAACATGATAATCTAGGAAATGCTTTCTGTAGCAACAACATTAGTACCTACCTGCCAGATATTATTTCAGCCGTAGACGCTACACTAGCGGCAAGGTATGAAGAAATCAAAAAATATACAGTAGCAAATTTATCATCAAAGGAAGAGGAGAATCCAGAGACGATCGCTAGGCAAGAGCAATTAAAAGCGCTGAAGCTATTGCCACAAAATCCAATTATTCAAAATGCAATTGAACAAACTTTGCTAGAGATACAAGTACTGAAGCAAAAAGAGGTTACAGCAAAGCAGGTAAGCATTGAATTGGTAAAAACGCTAACTACCTGCTTTGAAAACATTGGCTATTGGAACGAATTATCTTGGGTAGATAAACAACCAATCTACAAAGAATTAGTTGATTGCGTAAAAATTTTCAATGGCAAGATACTAGAAATCAAGCTACTGGTTTAG
- a CDS encoding Uma2 family endonuclease, with amino-acid sequence MVQSAPKLLTVDEFINHYGDSDRYELIDGELIDMEPTGPHEQVLAFIGRKLNVEIDRQDLPYFIPHRCLFKLLGTETAFRPDVIVLDRTRLSNEPLWQQEPVITSGNSVKLIAEIVSTNWQNDYARKVEDYALLGIPEYWIVDYLGIGGREYIGKSKQPTVTICTLVGDEYQKQLFQNNDKLISSIFPNLQLTAQQVFASGDSRLH; translated from the coding sequence ATGGTTCAATCAGCCCCAAAACTTCTAACTGTTGATGAATTTATTAATCACTACGGTGACAGCGATCGCTATGAACTCATTGATGGAGAATTAATTGACATGGAACCGACTGGTCCACACGAGCAAGTGTTGGCTTTTATTGGGCGAAAATTGAATGTGGAAATTGATCGTCAGGATCTACCCTACTTTATTCCCCATCGATGTCTGTTTAAGCTGTTAGGCACAGAAACAGCTTTTCGTCCCGATGTGATTGTGTTAGATCGAACTCGCTTGAGCAATGAGCCATTATGGCAACAAGAACCCGTGATTACATCAGGCAACTCAGTTAAATTAATTGCTGAAATCGTCAGTACAAACTGGCAGAATGACTATGCTCGAAAGGTTGAAGATTACGCCCTGTTAGGTATTCCTGAATATTGGATTGTAGATTATTTGGGAATTGGTGGTAGAGAATACATTGGCAAGTCCAAACAACCAACTGTGACAATTTGTACATTAGTAGGAGATGAGTATCAAAAACAGTTGTTTCAAAACAACGATAAACTAATTTCCTCAATCTTTCCTAATTTGCAACTAACAGCACAACAAGTCTTTGCATCTGGGGACTCACGCCTGCATTAA
- a CDS encoding flavodoxin family protein yields MKALVLNCTLKPSPQESNTEALARVMIAALKKYGVDTELIRVLDYNVKPGVSSDEGDGDEWSVIRAKIVASEILIMASPTWLGQMSSVAKRVLERMDAMLSEKDEQGQWVAYNRVAGFVVTGNEDGAHHVINEMSGALLDIGFTIPGQAWTYWNKGPGPGESYLQTDYKHDWSQKTGEVAAANLVAVASALCDRPIPVQSS; encoded by the coding sequence ATGAAGGCATTAGTCCTCAACTGTACGCTAAAACCCTCACCACAAGAATCCAATACCGAAGCTCTGGCACGAGTCATGATAGCAGCGTTAAAAAAATACGGAGTCGATACGGAACTGATCCGGGTGCTAGATTACAACGTCAAACCAGGAGTCTCTTCGGATGAAGGAGACGGAGATGAGTGGTCAGTCATTCGAGCGAAAATTGTCGCTTCTGAGATCTTGATTATGGCAAGTCCGACTTGGTTAGGGCAGATGTCGAGTGTTGCAAAGCGAGTGCTGGAACGGATGGACGCAATGCTGTCTGAAAAAGATGAGCAGGGACAATGGGTGGCGTACAACCGCGTCGCTGGATTTGTAGTGACGGGTAATGAGGACGGTGCTCATCACGTGATTAATGAAATGTCCGGCGCACTGTTAGATATCGGATTTACGATTCCTGGACAGGCGTGGACATATTGGAACAAAGGTCCAGGTCCGGGAGAGTCATATTTGCAAACCGATTACAAGCACGACTGGTCACAAAAAACAGGAGAAGTTGCTGCTGCCAATCTCGTTGCGGTTGCCTCAGCACTGTGCGATCGCCCGATTCCTGTTCAATCCAGTTAA
- a CDS encoding Gfo/Idh/MocA family protein — translation MTTTQASNGQRKIRYAVVGLGWFAQSTALPAFAHAENSELVALVSDDPTKLAEISQQYSGVQRTFSYAEYDDCLRSGLIDAVYIALPNHLHCDYTVRAANAKVHVLCEKPMAVTEDECQQMIEACDRNQVKLMIAYRLHLEAANLQAVEILKSGQIGEPRIFNSVFTQQVEEGNIRVEKEVGGGTLDDIGIYCINAARYLFQDEPIEVFATSASKNQPRFREVAEMTSAILRFSNDRLAAFTLSFGAAKVSTYQVVGTKGDLRVNPAYAGDGEIKHYLTINGKTQEQSFAGRDQLAAEFVYFSNCILQNKQPEPSGQEGLIDVRIIQALYKSIETGGFVKLQPIQRDRRPDMNQSIKRPPVEQEPELIHAADPSGKS, via the coding sequence ATGACTACTACTCAAGCCTCAAATGGTCAACGTAAGATTCGTTATGCCGTTGTTGGACTCGGTTGGTTTGCTCAATCAACTGCCTTGCCAGCTTTTGCTCATGCGGAAAATTCTGAACTAGTTGCGTTGGTTTCCGACGATCCAACGAAGTTAGCGGAAATTAGCCAGCAATACAGTGGTGTGCAACGCACCTTTTCCTATGCTGAATATGATGATTGCTTGAGGAGCGGTCTCATTGATGCCGTTTATATTGCATTGCCCAACCATTTGCACTGTGACTACACGGTACGAGCAGCCAATGCCAAAGTGCATGTGCTGTGTGAAAAACCGATGGCAGTTACTGAAGATGAATGTCAACAGATGATCGAAGCGTGCGATCGCAATCAGGTAAAACTCATGATTGCCTACCGATTGCACTTAGAAGCAGCCAATTTGCAAGCAGTGGAAATTCTAAAATCTGGGCAGATTGGTGAACCACGTATTTTCAACTCTGTGTTTACTCAACAAGTAGAGGAAGGTAACATCCGCGTTGAGAAAGAAGTGGGTGGTGGTACTCTAGATGACATCGGTATCTACTGCATTAACGCTGCTCGTTATTTGTTTCAAGATGAGCCGATTGAAGTCTTTGCTACTAGTGCCAGCAAAAATCAACCTCGCTTTCGTGAAGTGGCAGAAATGACCAGTGCAATTCTGCGCTTTTCCAACGATCGACTAGCAGCATTTACATTGAGCTTTGGTGCTGCAAAAGTCTCTACCTATCAAGTGGTGGGAACGAAAGGCGATTTGCGAGTCAATCCTGCTTACGCTGGAGACGGTGAAATTAAGCATTATTTGACGATTAACGGTAAAACCCAGGAGCAATCATTTGCCGGACGAGATCAGCTTGCGGCTGAGTTTGTTTACTTTTCAAATTGCATTTTGCAGAACAAACAGCCGGAACCATCAGGTCAAGAAGGCTTGATTGATGTTCGCATTATTCAAGCGCTGTATAAGTCAATCGAGACTGGTGGCTTTGTGAAACTTCAACCTATTCAGCGCGATCGACGCCCTGATATGAATCAGTCTATCAAACGTCCACCTGTTGAACAAGAGCCAGAACTAATTCACGCTGCCGATCCATCAGGCAAGTCTTGA
- a CDS encoding group I truncated hemoglobin → MSALFDKLGGQQGVEKVVTEFYKRVMADSTLNHFFANTDMAKQHAQQVAYFAQIFDGPKVYNGRSMDQTHKGMNLQSQHFDAVSKHLRDSLTACGASAEDTNAALDRVSKLQGAILNK, encoded by the coding sequence ATGAGCGCATTATTCGACAAACTCGGTGGACAGCAAGGTGTTGAGAAGGTAGTTACTGAATTTTACAAGCGCGTCATGGCTGACAGCACCCTCAATCACTTCTTTGCTAACACAGACATGGCTAAGCAACACGCTCAACAAGTTGCTTACTTTGCTCAAATCTTTGACGGTCCTAAAGTCTACAACGGTCGTTCAATGGACCAAACCCACAAGGGTATGAATCTACAGTCCCAACACTTTGATGCTGTTTCAAAGCATCTTCGTGATTCATTAACTGCTTGTGGAGCTTCCGCAGAAGACACTAACGCTGCTCTCGATCGCGTCTCCAAGTTACAAGGCGCTATCTTGAACAAGTAA
- the nifU gene encoding Fe-S cluster assembly protein NifU — protein sequence MWDYTDKVMDLFYNPKNQGILEETGEPGVKVTVGEVGSIACGDALRLHLKIEEETEKILEARYQTFGCTSAIASSEALVDLVQGKTLDEALNISNKEIASYLGGLPEAKMHCSVMGQEALEAAIYNYRGIPLTAHDDDDEGTLICTCFGISDTKIRRVIVENNLTTAEQVTNYVKAGGGCGSCLAAIDDIISLVHKETASPVNNFLQPRTASQLAQKPLTSVQKIALIQKVLDEEVRPVLIADGGDVELYDVEGDRVKVLLQGACGSCSSSTATLKIAIEARLRDRVSKDLVVEAVDPLI from the coding sequence ATGTGGGACTACACGGATAAAGTAATGGATCTCTTCTACAACCCTAAAAATCAAGGGATTTTAGAAGAAACTGGTGAGCCTGGTGTTAAAGTGACCGTTGGTGAAGTAGGCAGTATTGCTTGTGGAGATGCTCTCAGATTGCATCTAAAAATAGAGGAAGAAACCGAAAAAATTCTCGAAGCTCGTTATCAAACATTTGGTTGTACTAGTGCTATTGCTTCTTCTGAGGCTTTGGTTGACCTGGTTCAAGGAAAAACTTTAGACGAAGCACTTAACATTAGTAATAAAGAAATTGCTAGCTATCTTGGTGGATTGCCAGAAGCAAAAATGCATTGTTCGGTTATGGGACAAGAAGCGCTAGAAGCTGCTATCTATAATTATCGAGGTATCCCCCTCACAGCCCATGACGATGATGATGAAGGAACTCTAATTTGCACTTGCTTTGGCATCAGTGATACAAAAATTCGGCGGGTTATTGTAGAGAATAATTTAACAACAGCCGAACAGGTAACAAATTATGTAAAAGCTGGTGGCGGATGCGGATCTTGTTTGGCAGCGATTGATGATATAATTTCATTAGTACATAAGGAAACCGCATCCCCTGTAAATAATTTCCTACAACCAAGGACTGCAAGTCAGTTAGCCCAAAAGCCACTGACTTCGGTGCAAAAGATTGCACTCATTCAAAAAGTCCTGGATGAAGAAGTTCGACCCGTTTTGATCGCCGACGGGGGAGATGTAGAACTGTATGACGTAGAAGGCGATCGCGTGAAGGTTCTGCTTCAAGGTGCTTGCGGTTCGTGTTCTAGCAGTACGGCAACTTTAAAGATTGCGATTGAAGCTAGATTGCGTGATCGGGTTAGCAAAGATCTTGTAGTAGAGGCAGTTGACCCATTGATTTAG
- the nifS gene encoding cysteine desulfurase NifS, translated as MLKDCIYLDNNATTKVDPEVVEAMLPYLTDYYGNPSSMHSFGGQVGKAVKQGREQVAALLGADESEIVFTSGGTEGDNAAIRAALLAQPDKRHIITTQVEHPAILNVCKQLESQGYSVTYLSVNRQGQLDLNELEASLTGNTALVTIMYANNETGTIFPIEQIGLRAKEYGALFHVDAVQAVGKIPLNMKTSTIDILTMSGHKIHAPKGIGALYVRRGVRFRPMIVGGGQQRGRRGGTENVPGVVALGKAAELELLHLEEATTREKRLRDRLEQTLLAQIPDCEVNGDTSQRLPNTTNIGFKFIEGEAILLSLNKYGICASSGSACSSGSLEPSHVLRAMGLPYTILHGSIRFSLCRYTTEAEIDAVLAVMPGIVEHLRTLSPFKSDNASWLQEQEKSLAHR; from the coding sequence ATGCTAAAAGATTGTATTTATCTGGATAATAATGCCACCACAAAAGTAGATCCAGAAGTTGTAGAGGCGATGTTGCCTTACTTGACTGATTATTACGGTAATCCTTCTAGTATGCACTCTTTTGGTGGGCAGGTTGGTAAAGCAGTTAAACAAGGACGCGAACAAGTTGCTGCTCTGTTAGGTGCTGATGAATCTGAGATTGTCTTTACCAGTGGCGGTACTGAGGGTGATAATGCTGCTATCCGTGCTGCATTGTTGGCGCAACCTGACAAGCGACACATTATCACAACGCAAGTAGAACATCCTGCAATACTGAATGTCTGCAAACAACTAGAATCTCAAGGTTACTCGGTTACTTATTTGTCAGTTAATCGTCAGGGACAGTTGGATTTAAATGAACTGGAAGCTTCGCTTACAGGAAACACTGCTCTCGTGACAATCATGTATGCTAATAATGAAACGGGCACGATTTTCCCAATTGAACAAATTGGGCTGCGGGCGAAGGAGTACGGTGCTCTGTTCCATGTGGATGCGGTGCAAGCTGTGGGCAAAATTCCCCTGAATATGAAGACTAGCACCATTGATATATTGACTATGTCGGGTCATAAAATTCACGCACCCAAGGGCATTGGCGCTTTGTATGTGCGTCGTGGAGTTAGATTCCGTCCCATGATTGTCGGTGGAGGACAGCAGCGCGGAAGACGGGGAGGAACGGAAAATGTTCCAGGAGTTGTTGCATTAGGCAAAGCAGCTGAACTAGAATTATTACATCTAGAAGAAGCAACAACTAGAGAAAAGCGGTTGCGCGATCGCCTCGAACAAACTCTTCTCGCTCAAATTCCAGATTGTGAAGTCAATGGCGATACGAGCCAAAGATTGCCAAACACAACCAATATTGGCTTCAAGTTTATCGAAGGTGAAGCGATTCTGCTCTCTCTAAACAAATACGGTATTTGTGCCTCATCTGGTTCTGCTTGTAGTTCTGGCTCTTTGGAACCCTCCCACGTTTTGCGAGCAATGGGTTTACCCTACACAATTTTGCACGGTTCCATTCGCTTTAGTCTTTGCCGCTACACCACAGAAGCTGAAATTGATGCAGTTCTGGCAGTAATGCCCGGTATTGTGGAACATCTGCGTACACTTTCGCCTTTCAAGAGTGACAATGCAAGTTGGCTGCAAGAACAAGAAAAAAGTTTGGCTCATCGCTAA
- a CDS encoding 4Fe-4S binding protein: MSYKITSKCISCKLCISACPMNAIKIIDGQHWIDPNLCTNCVDTAYTVPQCVAGCPTCDGCVKEPLDYWECWFATYNKLLAKLTKKQDYWENWFDYYSQQFSRQLEKNVSC; this comes from the coding sequence ATGTCTTACAAGATAACCAGCAAGTGCATTTCCTGCAAACTGTGTATATCTGCGTGTCCCATGAATGCAATCAAGATAATTGATGGTCAGCACTGGATCGATCCCAATCTCTGCACTAATTGTGTTGATACTGCATATACTGTTCCTCAGTGTGTGGCAGGTTGTCCAACCTGTGATGGTTGTGTTAAAGAACCATTAGATTACTGGGAGTGCTGGTTTGCTACTTACAATAAACTCCTCGCAAAATTAACAAAAAAACAAGATTATTGGGAAAACTGGTTTGACTATTATTCACAACAGTTTTCCAGACAATTAGAAAAAAATGTTAGTTGTTAG
- the nifB gene encoding nitrogenase cofactor biosynthesis protein NifB: protein MTQSTGLVTPITQQQSKSSSCSSGCGSTSATPEIDEKLKQRIETHPCYSEEAHHHYARMHVAVAPGCNIQCNYCNRKYDCANESRPGVVSELLTPEEAAHKVLVIAGKIPQLTVLGIAGPGDPLANPEKTFRTFELIAEKAPEIKLCLSTNGLMLPEYIDRIKQLNVDHVTITINMVDPEIGAKIYPWVHYKRKRYRGIEGVKILHEKQMEGLQALKEADILCKVNSVMIPGINDEHLLEVNKVIREKGAFLHNIMPLISAPEHGTHFGLTGQRGPTPKELKAVQDNCAGNMKMMRHCRQCRADAVGLLGEDRSLEFTKDKFMEMTPEYDPQKRQEVLAGIDKFKSKLKAAKAKVETIDSASLPQNNPKILVAVATKGGGLVNQHFGHAKEFQVYEVDGHAVRYVGHRKVDHYCQGGYGEKATLENIIQSIADCKAVMVSKIGDGPKEKLQNLGVQVYEAYDSIEVAALEFYKQYLEGVGSRE, encoded by the coding sequence ATGACACAGTCAACAGGACTCGTTACCCCCATTACACAGCAGCAATCTAAATCCAGTAGTTGTAGTAGTGGATGCGGTAGTACCAGCGCAACTCCGGAAATAGATGAAAAGCTCAAACAACGGATCGAAACCCATCCTTGTTACAGCGAGGAAGCTCATCACCATTATGCAAGAATGCACGTTGCAGTTGCTCCAGGTTGCAACATTCAGTGCAACTACTGCAATCGCAAATATGATTGTGCAAACGAAAGCCGCCCCGGTGTTGTGAGCGAACTACTCACCCCAGAGGAAGCAGCACACAAAGTTCTGGTCATTGCAGGTAAGATTCCTCAATTGACCGTGCTGGGAATTGCAGGTCCTGGCGATCCACTTGCAAATCCAGAAAAAACGTTCCGTACCTTTGAGTTGATTGCAGAGAAAGCACCAGAAATTAAGCTTTGTCTGTCAACCAATGGTTTGATGCTTCCTGAATATATTGACCGTATCAAACAATTAAATGTAGACCACGTTACTATCACCATTAATATGGTGGACCCTGAAATTGGAGCAAAAATTTATCCTTGGGTTCACTACAAGCGTAAGCGTTATAGAGGCATCGAAGGGGTCAAAATTTTACACGAAAAGCAGATGGAAGGTCTGCAAGCCCTCAAAGAAGCTGATATTTTGTGTAAAGTTAACTCGGTGATGATTCCGGGTATTAATGATGAGCACCTATTAGAAGTTAATAAAGTTATTCGTGAAAAAGGTGCATTTCTGCACAATATTATGCCGTTGATTTCTGCACCAGAACACGGCACTCACTTTGGTTTAACAGGTCAGCGCGGTCCTACACCCAAAGAATTAAAAGCAGTGCAAGATAATTGTGCTGGTAATATGAAAATGATGCGTCATTGCCGTCAGTGCCGTGCAGATGCAGTGGGTCTATTAGGTGAAGACCGCAGTCTGGAATTTACCAAGGATAAATTCATGGAGATGACTCCTGAATACGATCCACAAAAGCGCCAAGAAGTTCTTGCAGGTATTGACAAGTTTAAATCAAAACTGAAAGCAGCGAAAGCCAAGGTCGAGACAATCGATAGCGCTTCTTTGCCGCAAAACAATCCAAAAATCCTCGTGGCTGTTGCAACTAAGGGTGGTGGATTAGTTAACCAACACTTCGGTCATGCCAAAGAATTCCAGGTTTACGAAGTTGATGGTCATGCAGTTCGCTATGTAGGACATCGCAAAGTTGACCACTACTGCCAAGGCGGTTACGGAGAGAAAGCCACTCTGGAAAATATCATCCAATCCATCGCTGATTGCAAAGCAGTCATGGTTTCCAAAATTGGTGACGGTCCTAAAGAAAAGTTGCAAAACCTCGGAGTTCAAGTTTACGAAGCTTACGACTCCATTGAAGTCGCTGCTCTAGAGTTTTACAAACAATATTTGGAGGGAGTAGGGAGTAGGGAGTAG